In one window of Henckelia pumila isolate YLH828 chromosome 1, ASM3356847v2, whole genome shotgun sequence DNA:
- the LOC140875413 gene encoding ataxin-3 homolog translates to MDSYSESGGASNGGMLYHEVQESKLCAVHCVNTVLQGPFFSEFDLAAVASDLDRTERQMMLGSVTGDFLPDLSHNVSLDGDFSIQVVEKALEVWGLEVIPLDSPVAEPAQIDPEMENAFICHLQDHWFCIRKVNEEWYNFDSLYPAPEHLSKFYLSAYLDSLKGFGWSIFLVRGNFPKECPISSSEASNGYGQWLSPEDAQRITKSCNSTTRTHQGANRQHPDRYTEHDEAEMLQDDEDEDLKAAIAASLIDSSPAIETRPAPAENENKISGAEQA, encoded by the exons ATGGATAGCTATTCGGAAAGTGGAGGGGCCAGCAATGGGGGTATGTTGTACCACGAGGTACAAGAGTCGAAGCTATGCGCAGTGCATTGCGTGAACACCGTTTTGCAGGGACCCTTCTTCTCAGAGTTCGATTTGGCGGCGGTCGCTTCCGATCTCGACCGCACCGAGCGGCAGATGATGCTCGGTTCTGTCACCGGAGACTTTCTCCCAGACCTCTCGCACAACGTTTCTCTCGACGGAGACTTCAGCATCCAG GTAGTGGAAAAAGCATTGGAGGTGTGGGGTTTGGAAGTCATTCCGCTGGACAGTCCTGTGGCTGAGCCAGCCCAGATTGATCCAGAAATGGAAAATGCGTTTATATGCCACTTGCAAGATCATTGGTTTTGCATTAGAAAAGTTAATGAAGAGTGGTACAATTTTGACAGTCTCTACCCAGCACCCGAACATCTCTCAAAGTTTTACCTTTCGGCCTACCTAGACTCTTTGAAGGGCTTTGGCTGGAGTATTTTTCTTGTGAGGGGGAATTTTCCGAAGGAGTGTCCCATCTCATCCTCCGAAGCTTCCAATGGTTATGGGCAGTGGCTGTCACCTGAAGATGCGCAGCGGATCACCAAGTCCTGCAACTCAACCACGAGAACCCACCAAGGAGCTAATCGGCAGCATCCTGATCGCTACACCGAACATGATGAAGCAGAAATGCTTcaagatgatgaagatgaagacTTAAAAGCTGCAATAGCTGCGAGTTTGATTGATTCTTCACCAGCGATTGAAACACGGCCTGCCCCCGCAGAAAATGAAAATAAGATCAGTGGTGCAGAACAGGCATGA
- the LOC140887986 gene encoding uncharacterized protein codes for MEQPLLSAEKSSSARWGSYEHVGRAGAVIPTASMPGTELSVDEIRFAAAFPEVHPPSLYAPVVGSPAPPAQLYPNVEQDIGYPQDAFYGLLRDDAANIQRPVLDEVEIRELLIDHVGHRCCWGSRPARTWKIHAVENCNVYVGTIESFFEERDVKTEKEPYLGGEIDGKDKGPELPVWELDLRSEFPVLFTPHKETRTIIPHSESIEKCSECAGRGDIVCPTCNADQDSGFYKVNQMSQCPTCYGRGLIAHKDGSDTKCLKCTGKGMIPCVTCGSRGLIKCETCRAGGSVLNRQLAIIKWKTLKAKKVSAASGAASVPDEVFHRAKGVQLCNTQAYQCTPAFFADSYFLNKFSSEVISERIPVPPTARVICERHIISVVPVTRVTMTNHGSSFSFYIIGTSREVYMKDSYPSRFCWGFCPCLEWLKL; via the exons ATGGAGCAGCCATTGTTGTCAGCGG AGAAAAGTTCAAGTGCGAGGTGGGGTTCTTATGAGCACGTGGGTAGAGCCGGCGCCGTTATTCCTACGGCTTCGATGCCCGGAACTGAATTAAGCGTGGATGAAATTCGATTCGCCGCCGCGTTTCCTGAGGTGCATCCGCCGTCTCTTTATGCTCCCGTGGTGGGATCTCCTGCGCCTCCTGCCCAGCTCTACCCTAATG TTGAACAAGACATCGGTTACCCTCAAGATGCGTTTTACGGGCTATTAAGAGATGATGCTGCCAATATACAAAG GCCTGTGTTGGATGAGGTGGAAATTCGAGAGCTACTGATAGATCATGTTGGTCATCGTTGCTGCTGGGGAAGTCGTCCTGCTCGAACATGGAAGATTCATGCAGTAGAAAATTGTAATGTTTACGTAGGAACTATTGAAAGTTTTTTTGAGGAGAGGGATGTGAAAACTGAAAAAGAACCATACCTTGGTGGCGAAATTGATGGAAAAGATAAGGGACCTGAGCTTCCAGTGTGGGAACTGGATTTAAGGTCTGAGTTCCCTGTTCTTTTTACACCTCATAAAGAAACACGGACCATCATTCCTCATTCGGAATCAATTGAAAAATGCTCAG AATGCGCAGGAAGAGGCGATATCGTGTGCCCCACTTGCAACGCAGATCAAGATTCTGGTTTCTACAAGGTGAATCAGATGTCACAGTGTCCTACTTGTTATGGGCGAGGTTTGATTGCTCATAAAGATGGATCGGATACAAA ATGTCTGAAATGTACTGGGAAGGGGATGATTCCATGTGTGACTTGTGGATCTCGTGGATTGATCAAATGTGAGACGTGCAGAGCTGGTGGCTCTGTTTTGAACCGTCAATTGGCTATCATTAAATG GAAAACGCTTAAAGCGAAAAAAGTAAGTGCAGCAAGTGGAGCAGCATCAGTTCCGGACGAGGTATTCCACAGAGCAAAAGGTGTTCAGTTGTGCAATACTCAAGCTTACCAGTGCACCCCTGCCTTTTTCGCCGACTCATATTTCCTCAACAAGTTTTCTTCTGAGGTGATCAGCGAGAGGATTCCTGTACCTCCAACTGCAAGGGTGATTTGTGAAAGACACATCATATCGGTTGTGCCAGTAACTCGAGTGACCATGACTAATCACGGTTCTTCGTTCAGTTTCTACATTATCGGGACTAGCAGGGAAGTGTACATGAAAGACTCCTATCCTTCAAGATTTTGCTGGGGGTTTTGCCCTTGCTTGGAATGGTTGAAGTTGTAG
- the LOC140893811 gene encoding large ribosomal subunit protein eL33y encodes MVKGRQGERVRLYVRGTVLGYKRSKSNQYPNTSLIQIEGVNTQEEVAWYQGKRMAYIYKAKVKKNGSHYRCIWGKVSRPHGNSGVVRAKFKSNLPPKSMGARVRVFMYPSNI; translated from the exons ATGGTGAAGGGTCGGCAAGGCGAGCGCGTCAG GCTTTACGTTCGCGGTACCGTTCTTGGGTACAAGAG GTCGAAGTCGAACCAGTACCCAAACACATCGTTGATACAGATAGAAGGAGTGAACACGCAAGAGGAGGTGGCATGGTACCAAGGGAAGCGGATGGCGTACATTTACAAAGCCAAGGTCAAGAAGAATGGTTCTCACTACCGTTGCATTTGGGGCAAGGTCTCACGTCCTCACGGCAACAGCGGGGTTGTTCGCGCTAAATTCAAGTCTAATCTTCCACCAAAATCTATG GGTGCTAGAGTCAGGGTGTTCATGTATCCAAGCAATATATGA
- the LOC140874121 gene encoding fructokinase-like 1, chloroplastic yields MATLQLLPPSFLQHPPHSLAPRLLNQVKFSTIYPIFTLKPGNRGKLSPPESSTNETSSTAAEQPKPTRRGRKKSTTTDTKPHSSTKSAKRPRKTAELSKSDVEKEAVVMNEDNVDDDELYDYDDGIDFPYEDPPLICCFGAAQWEFVPTVRVAPEQMHQDIYSQWKMLQWNPPEFARAPGGPPSNVAVSHVRLGGRAAFIGKVGKDELGEELVLMMNKERVQTRGVKFDANAKTACTYMKIKFEDGKMKVEKVKECAENLMVSSELNLSVLKEARLFHFNSGVLLSPSMRSTLFKAMAWSKKFGGLIFFDLNLPLPLWQLRDETREIIKEAWERADIIEVSKQELEFLLDEEYHEKRRNYRPQYYAESYEQTKNRRDYYHYTPEEIKPLWHNKLKFLFVTDGTLRLHYYTPSFDGVVVGTEDVLITPFTCDRTGSGDAVVAGIMRKLTTQPEMYENQDVLDRQLRFAISAGIISQWTIGAVRGFPTESATQNLKEQVYVPSMW; encoded by the exons ATGGCAACACTTCAATTGCTTCCACCATCATTTCTTCAGCATCCTCCCCATTCTTTAGCTCCAAGATTGCTGAATCAAGTCAAATTTTCCACCATCTACCCCATTTTCACTCTCAAACCTGGCAATCGCGGCAAATTGTCACCACCTGAATCATCTACCAATGAAACCTCCTCTACCGCCGCGGAGCAGCCGAAACCTACTCGCAGAGGCCGCAAGAAATCCACCACTACCGATACTAAGCCACATTCATCGACGAAAAGCGCAAAACGGCCTCGGAAAACTGCTGAATTGTCAAAATCTGATGTTGAAAAAGAAGCGGTTGTGATGAATGAAGACAACGTAGATGACGATGAACTGTATGACTACGACGATGGTATTGATTTTCCGTACGAAGACCCGCCATTAATATGCTGCTTTGGTGCAGCACAGTGGGAGTTTGTGCCAACTGTGAGAGTGGCGCCTGAGCAAATGCACCAGGACATTTACTCGCAATGGAAGATGCTGCAGTGGAATCCACCCGAGTTTGCTCGGGCCCCAGGTGGTCCTCCTTCTAACGTGGCCGTTTCACACGTGAGGCTTGGTGGAAGGGCTGCCTTCATTGGGAAGGTTGGAAAGGACGAGTTGGGTGAGGAATTGGTGCTGATGATGAATAAGGAGAGGGTTCAAACGAGGGGGGTGAAGTTCGATGCTAATGCAAAAACTGCGTGTACATATATGAAGATTAAATTCGAGGATGGGAAAATGAAGGTAGAGAAGGTGAAGGAGTGCGCAGAGAATTTGATGGTTAGCTCGGAGCTGAATCTTTCTGTGCTTAAAGAG GCTAGATtatttcattttaattcagGGGTTCTGCTGTCACCTTCCATGCGTTCTACCCTTTTCAAGGCAATGGCATGGTCAAAAAAATTTGGTGGCCTTATATTTTTTGACTTGAATTTGCCATTGCCATTATGGCAGTTACGTGATGAGACGAGGGAAATTATCAAGGAAGCCTGGGAAAGAGCGGATATTATTGAGGTGTCAAAGCAAGAATTGGAGTTCCTTTTAGATGAAGAATATCATGAGAAAAGAAGAAACTATAGGCCTCAGTACTACGCCGAAAGTTATGAGCAAACCAAGAACCGTAGAGACTATTATCACTATACTCCGGAAGAAATTAAACCTTTGTGGCATAATAAACTGAAATTTTTGTTTGTGACTGACGGGACACTTCGGTTACATTATTACACTCCATCTTTTGATGGTGTGGTGGTGGGAACAGAAGATGTACTTATTACACCGTTCACTTGTGATAGGACTGGATCTGGAGATGCTGTTGTGGCTGGAATAATGAGGAAGCTAACGACACAACCCGAAATGTATGAAAATCAAGATGTATTGGATAGGCAGCTTCGATTTGCTATTTCAGCAGGCATCATATCACAGTGGACAATTGGTGCTGTTCGAGGTTTTCCCACAGAAAGTGCCACCCAGAATCTTAAAGAACAGGTCTATGTGCCGTCAATGTGGTAA
- the LOC140866614 gene encoding B3 domain-containing protein At2g33720-like produces the protein MGDNWITKILTKSDVNGESRLLLEKSLVREHMLPYIEDFDETTGKELTVYDVDTQTSHTLRLKMWSKRSYVLMEGWRSKFIERRGLRKNDGIALRWAEANGRFEFCVTHDQGLGSQFSQLRDLTKGAEQELGQEVTST, from the exons atgggcGATAATTGGATCACGAAAATCTTGACGAAAAGTGACGTGAACGGTGAGTCGAGGCTTCTGCTCGAGAAAAGTTTGGTCAGGGAACATATGTTGCCGTATATCGAGGATTTCGATGAGACGACGGGAAAAGAGCTCACTGTGTATGATGTGGATACACAAACATCGCACACTCTCAGGCTGAAAATGTGGTCCAAGCGGAGTTACGTCCTAATGGAAGGCTGGAGAAGCAAATTTATTGAGAGGCGTGGATTGCGCAAGAACGATGGGATCGCGCTCCGGTGGGCAGAGGCAAATGGAAGATTTGAGTTCTGTGTAACTCATGATCAAGGATTAG GCTCTCAGTTCTCCCAGCTAAGAGATCTAACCAAAGGTGCAGAACAAGAACTGGGACAGGAAGTCACATCTACTTGA
- the LOC140875474 gene encoding lectin-like protein, translating to MTAFSSSRYFLAFFLLDFCLKAFPTEQNKSFDLKIFGPDTNFSRLIALYGDAKVVNGSRSVQISGSGAFSAGRMICRKPINLVEGYPRKVVSFSVYFEFSMSGGNGDGLAFIMIPIGFPLNVFNGGSMGMFVEKEMKFLAVEFDTFKDDKYGDLNNDHVGIDVGSLVSVKVSNVSSIELELNSGEKLQSWIDYEASSKIFEVRLGRLGGNKPVDPLISHHIDLSRMWKKEDVLLGLSSSSGNSSQKCNIYSWSFVSRTMPHWMHSEPMNPETFVEKGEEETKVHKTISDCAMKILAALIFGGGCGALGAFVVLFVFAILGKRRPVTPEDLAVQPEKLEHKKLGSVIDKPIQDGKK from the coding sequence ATGACCGCATTTTCTTCTTCGAGGTACTTTCTGGCTTTCTTCTTATTGGATTTTTGCTTGAAAGCATTTCCGACAGAGCAAAATAAATCgtttgatttaaaaatttttggtcCGGATACGAACTTCTCTCGACTAATTGCTCTGTATGGTGATGCTAAGGTTGTTAATGGTAGTAGGTCGGTTCAAATTTCCGGTTCAGGTGCTTTTAGTGCTGGGAGAATGATTTGTCGAAAACCCATTAATCTTGTCGAGGGATACCCTAGAAAAGTGGTGTCCTTTTCAGTTTATTTTGAGTTTTCCATGTCTGGAGGAAACGGGGATGGATTGGCTTTTATCATGATTCCGATTGGGTTTCCTTTGAATGTCTTTAATGGTGGGTCGATGGGAATGTTTGTGGAGAAAGAAATGAAGTTTCTTGCAGTTGAATTCGATACATTTAAGGATGACAAATATGGTGATTTGAATAATGACCACGTTGGGATTGATGTTGGTAGTCTCGTGTCTGTGAAAGTCAGCAATGTTTCATCTATCGAATTGGAGTTAAATAGTGGAGAAAAGTTGCAATCTTGGATTGATTATGAAGCAAGTTCTAAAATATTTGAGGTTAGATTGGGAAGATTGGGTGGCAATAAGCCAGTTGACCCTTTGATTTCCCATCACATTGACTTGTCAAGAATGTGGAAAAAAGAGGATGTTCTTCTGGGATTAAGCTCGTCGAGTGGGAATTCATCTCAAAAGTGTAATATATATTCATGGAGCTTTGTTTCGAGAACTATGCCCCATTGGATGCATTCAGAGCCGATGAATCCGGAAACATTCGTGGAGAAGGGAGAAGAAGAGACGAAAGTTCACAAGACAATAAGTGATTGTGCTATGAAAATACTTGCTGCACTGATCTTCGGCGGTGGATGTGGAGCACTTGGTGCCTTTGTTGTGTTGTTTGTGTTTGCTATCTTAGGCAAAAGGCGGCCTGTGACGCCGGAGGACTTGGCTGTTCAACCGGAGAAACTTGAGCACAAAAAGCTCGGCAGTGTTATAGATAAACCCATCCAAGATGGTAAGAAGTAA